One window of Kosakonia cowanii JCM 10956 = DSM 18146 genomic DNA carries:
- a CDS encoding N-acetylmuramoyl-L-alanine amidase, whose amino-acid sequence MKTWGIVLLALILAGCASDKKDDNKGVIEKPGYQLVTRYQAQAAYPRIKVLVIHYTADDFDVSLTTLLGKDVSSHYLIPANPPREKGKPRIWQLVPEQKLAWHAGASFWRGSTRINDTSIGIELENRGWQKTSGGKTFVPFAQAQINALIPLVKDIVARYNIPPQNVVAHADIAPQRKDDPGPQFPWQVLAAQGIGAWPDPARVAFYLNGRAEYTRVSNAALLDLLARYGYDVKSYMTPLQQKRVIMAFQMHFRPAKWDGVADAESLAIAEALLEKYGQAE is encoded by the coding sequence ATGAAAACGTGGGGAATAGTGCTACTGGCGCTGATACTGGCAGGCTGTGCCAGCGATAAAAAAGATGACAACAAAGGCGTTATTGAGAAACCTGGCTATCAACTGGTGACCCGTTATCAGGCGCAAGCGGCTTATCCCCGCATCAAGGTGCTGGTGATCCATTATACGGCAGATGATTTTGATGTCTCGTTGACTACACTGCTCGGCAAAGATGTCAGTTCGCACTACTTAATCCCGGCCAATCCGCCGCGAGAAAAGGGTAAACCGCGCATCTGGCAGCTGGTGCCGGAGCAGAAACTGGCGTGGCATGCGGGGGCCAGCTTCTGGCGTGGATCGACGCGCATTAACGACACTTCAATCGGCATTGAGCTGGAAAACCGCGGCTGGCAGAAGACGTCGGGCGGCAAAACCTTCGTTCCTTTTGCGCAGGCACAAATCAATGCGTTGATTCCGCTGGTAAAAGATATCGTCGCGCGTTACAACATCCCGCCGCAGAATGTGGTGGCGCATGCGGACATCGCCCCGCAGCGCAAAGACGATCCCGGCCCGCAGTTTCCCTGGCAGGTGCTAGCCGCGCAGGGGATTGGCGCATGGCCCGATCCGGCGCGGGTGGCCTTTTACCTCAATGGCCGCGCGGAGTACACGCGGGTCAGCAACGCGGCACTGCTCGACCTGCTGGCGCGTTACGGGTATGACGTCAAATCGTATATGACACCGCTGCAACAAAAGCGGGTCATCATGGCATTTCAAATGCATTTTCGCCCGGCGAAGTGGGACGGCGTAGCTGACGCCGAAAGCTTAGCGATCGCCGAGGCTTTACTGGAAAAATATGGTCAGGCAGAGTGA
- the poxB gene encoding ubiquinone-dependent pyruvate dehydrogenase — protein MKQTVAAYIAKTLEQAGVKRIWGVTGDSLNGLSDSLNRMGTIDWMPTRHEEVAAFAAGAEAQVSGELAVCAGSCGPGNLHLINGLFDCQRNRVPVLAIAAHIPSSEIGSGYFQETHPQELFRECSHYCELVSNPEQIPQVLAIAMRKAILNRGVSVVVLPGDVALQAAPESASSHWYRAPQPVVVPAEEELQKLAQLLRYSSNVALMCGSGCAGAHKELLAFAGKLNAPIVHALRGKEYVEYDNPFDVGMTGLIGFSSGFHAMMNADTLVLLGTQFPYRAFYPSDAKIIQIDINPASLGAHSKVDMALVGDIKATLAALVPLLEQKTDRAFLDKALENYRDARKGLDDLAKPSDKAIHPQYLAQRISDFADDDAIFTCDVGTPTVWAARYLKMNGRRRLIGSFNHGSMANAMPQAIGAQATYPQRQVVAMCGDGGFSMLMGDFLSVAQMKLPLKIVVFNNSVLGFVAMEMKAGGYLTDGTELQATNFARIAEACGITGIRVEKSSDVDEALQRAFAIDGPVLIDVTVAKEELAMPPQIKLEQAKGFSLYMLRAIINGRGDEVVELAKTNWLR, from the coding sequence ATGAAACAGACAGTGGCCGCGTATATCGCCAAAACCCTCGAACAGGCGGGCGTAAAACGGATTTGGGGCGTCACCGGCGACTCCCTCAACGGGCTGAGCGACAGCCTGAACCGCATGGGCACCATCGACTGGATGCCCACCCGCCATGAAGAGGTGGCCGCTTTTGCCGCAGGCGCCGAAGCGCAGGTATCGGGCGAACTTGCGGTGTGCGCAGGCTCCTGCGGGCCGGGCAACCTGCACCTGATCAACGGCCTGTTTGACTGCCAGCGCAACCGCGTGCCGGTGCTTGCCATCGCCGCGCATATTCCGTCGAGCGAAATCGGCAGCGGCTATTTTCAGGAGACGCATCCACAGGAGCTTTTCCGTGAATGCAGCCACTACTGCGAGCTGGTCTCCAACCCGGAACAGATCCCGCAAGTGCTGGCGATTGCCATGCGTAAAGCGATCCTCAACCGTGGCGTCTCCGTCGTGGTGCTGCCCGGCGATGTTGCCCTGCAGGCGGCACCGGAAAGCGCCAGCAGCCACTGGTATCGCGCCCCGCAGCCGGTGGTGGTTCCCGCCGAGGAGGAGCTGCAAAAGCTGGCGCAACTGCTGCGTTACTCCAGCAATGTCGCGCTGATGTGCGGCAGCGGCTGTGCCGGTGCGCATAAAGAGCTGCTGGCCTTCGCCGGTAAGCTGAACGCACCGATTGTTCACGCCCTGCGCGGCAAAGAGTACGTTGAGTATGACAACCCCTTTGATGTTGGCATGACCGGGCTGATCGGCTTCTCATCCGGCTTCCACGCCATGATGAACGCCGACACGCTGGTGCTGCTCGGCACCCAGTTCCCTTACCGCGCCTTCTACCCGAGTGATGCGAAGATCATCCAGATCGATATCAACCCGGCGAGCCTTGGCGCGCACAGTAAAGTCGATATGGCGCTGGTCGGCGATATCAAAGCGACGCTGGCGGCGCTGGTGCCACTACTGGAGCAGAAAACGGATCGCGCCTTCCTCGATAAAGCGCTGGAGAACTACCGCGATGCCCGCAAAGGGCTGGACGATCTGGCGAAGCCGAGCGACAAGGCGATCCACCCGCAATATCTGGCCCAGCGTATCAGTGATTTCGCCGATGATGACGCCATTTTCACCTGCGATGTCGGCACCCCGACCGTCTGGGCCGCGCGCTACCTGAAGATGAACGGCAGACGCCGGTTGATTGGCTCCTTTAACCACGGCTCAATGGCTAACGCCATGCCGCAGGCGATTGGCGCTCAGGCCACCTACCCGCAGCGCCAGGTGGTGGCGATGTGCGGGGATGGCGGTTTTAGCATGTTGATGGGCGATTTCCTCTCCGTGGCGCAGATGAAGCTGCCGCTGAAAATTGTCGTCTTTAACAACAGCGTGCTCGGCTTTGTGGCGATGGAGATGAAAGCGGGCGGCTATCTTACCGATGGCACCGAATTGCAGGCAACAAACTTTGCCCGCATCGCCGAAGCGTGCGGCATCACCGGCATTCGCGTAGAGAAATCCTCCGACGTTGACGAGGCGCTACAGCGTGCCTTCGCCATTGATGGCCCGGTACTGATTGACGTCACCGTCGCCAAGGAGGAGCTGGCCATGCCGCCGCAAATCAAGCTTGAGCAGGCGAAAGGCTTCAGCCTCTATATGCTGCGCGCGATCATTAACGGGCGCGGCGACGAGGTGGTTGAACTGGCGAAAACCAACTGGCTCAGGTAA
- a CDS encoding DoxX family protein encodes MVKSLLNSVNKMFSHEDLGRVLLRLAVGGLMLFHGVHKLIGGIDGIAGMLAAKGLPGFIAYGVLVGEVLCPVLIILGIFTRPAALVLAFTMVVAWLMVGIGETGSLEVTGAWAIESIVYFFLGALAVAFMGAGRYSVAPAWK; translated from the coding sequence ATGGTTAAATCATTGTTAAATTCAGTTAATAAGATGTTTTCGCATGAGGATTTGGGGCGCGTGCTGCTGCGTCTCGCGGTCGGCGGGCTGATGCTGTTTCACGGCGTGCATAAGCTGATTGGCGGGATTGATGGCATAGCCGGGATGCTGGCGGCAAAAGGGCTGCCGGGGTTTATCGCTTACGGCGTGCTGGTGGGGGAAGTGCTCTGTCCGGTGCTGATTATTCTCGGTATTTTTACCCGCCCGGCGGCGCTGGTGCTGGCATTTACCATGGTTGTCGCCTGGCTGATGGTGGGTATCGGCGAAACCGGTTCGCTGGAGGTGACCGGGGCGTGGGCGATTGAAAGTATTGTCTACTTCTTCCTTGGCGCGCTGGCGGTGGCGTTTATGGGGGCAGGGCGATATTCCGTCGCGCCCGCGTGGAAGTAA
- the ltaE gene encoding low-specificity L-threonine aldolase, protein MIDLRSDTVTRPGRAMLEAMMAAPVGDDVYGDDPTVNELQAYAAELSGKEAALFLPTGTQANLVALLSHCERGEEYIVGQGAHNYLYEAGGAAVLGSIQPQPIDAAADGTLPLDKVAAKIKADDIHFARTKLLSLENTHNGKVLPRDYLQQAWNFTREHGLALHIDGARIFNALVEYGCDLKAIAQYCDSFTICLSKGLGTPVGSLLVGDKAYIARANRWRKMTGGGMRQAGFLAAAGLYALKNNVERLKEDHENAAWLATQLRELGVDVMRHDTNMVFIRVGDNAQALGAFMRERGVTITAGSVVRLVTHLDVSRQQLGEVVHHWQAFLQR, encoded by the coding sequence GTGATTGATTTACGCAGTGACACCGTGACCCGACCTGGACGCGCCATGCTGGAGGCAATGATGGCCGCCCCGGTCGGGGATGATGTGTATGGCGATGACCCAACGGTTAACGAACTTCAGGCCTACGCCGCTGAACTGAGCGGCAAAGAGGCCGCCCTCTTTTTACCTACCGGCACACAAGCTAACCTGGTCGCCCTGCTCAGCCACTGCGAACGCGGCGAAGAGTACATCGTCGGCCAGGGCGCGCATAATTATCTCTACGAAGCGGGCGGTGCGGCGGTGCTCGGCAGTATTCAGCCCCAGCCGATTGATGCTGCCGCCGACGGCACGCTGCCGCTGGATAAGGTCGCGGCCAAAATCAAAGCTGACGATATCCACTTTGCCCGCACTAAACTGCTGAGCCTTGAAAACACCCATAACGGCAAAGTGCTGCCGCGCGACTACCTGCAACAGGCCTGGAATTTCACCCGCGAGCACGGGCTGGCGCTGCACATTGACGGCGCGCGCATCTTTAATGCGCTGGTGGAGTATGGCTGCGATTTGAAAGCGATCGCGCAATATTGCGACTCCTTCACCATCTGCCTCTCCAAAGGTCTCGGCACGCCGGTTGGCTCGCTGCTGGTCGGCGATAAAGCCTATATCGCCCGCGCTAACCGCTGGCGCAAGATGACTGGCGGCGGTATGCGCCAGGCGGGCTTTCTTGCCGCAGCCGGGCTCTATGCGCTGAAAAACAACGTTGAGCGGCTGAAAGAGGATCATGAGAACGCCGCCTGGCTGGCGACACAACTGCGCGAACTCGGCGTCGACGTGATGCGCCACGACACCAATATGGTGTTTATCCGCGTCGGGGATAACGCCCAGGCGCTGGGCGCGTTTATGCGCGAGCGCGGGGTGACGATCACCGCAGGCAGCGTGGTGCGGCTGGTGACGCATCTTGATGTCAGCCGCCAGCAGCTTGGCGAGGTGGTTCACCACTGGCAGGCCTTTTTGCAGCGCTAA
- a CDS encoding WG repeat-containing protein: MGLRILTGALLMAAFTAHSAPTPPFSCAYWDKKTDNVETLANCATLQEGKLLFLPELFEKSQAVDGMSWVGLYDYTRQAGLPDADYYVRAPDRYLPVVHFDNGPDWFVEGLVRARQNGKVGYWDDSFRNHIAPQFDYAWQFQEGKALVCNGCKPQREGEHMALGGGEWFYINKNGQRVSEIRSGPF; encoded by the coding sequence ATGGGTTTACGCATCCTTACCGGCGCGCTGCTGATGGCGGCTTTTACCGCCCACAGTGCGCCGACACCGCCCTTTAGCTGTGCTTACTGGGATAAAAAAACGGACAACGTCGAGACCCTCGCTAACTGCGCCACCCTGCAGGAGGGCAAGTTGCTGTTTCTGCCGGAGTTGTTCGAAAAGAGCCAGGCTGTGGATGGCATGTCGTGGGTTGGCTTATATGACTACACCCGCCAGGCCGGGCTGCCGGATGCCGATTACTATGTCCGCGCGCCGGATCGCTACCTGCCGGTAGTGCATTTCGATAACGGGCCGGACTGGTTTGTCGAAGGGCTGGTACGCGCCCGGCAGAATGGCAAGGTGGGTTACTGGGACGATTCGTTCCGCAACCATATTGCGCCGCAGTTTGATTACGCCTGGCAGTTTCAGGAGGGTAAAGCGCTGGTCTGTAACGGCTGCAAGCCGCAGCGCGAGGGAGAACATATGGCGCTGGGCGGCGGTGAGTGGTTTTACATTAATAAAAACGGCCAGCGGGTTTCCGAGATCAGATCCGGGCCGTTTTAA
- the hcp gene encoding hydroxylamine reductase produces the protein MFCVQCEQTIRTPAGNGCSYAQGMCGKTAETSDLQDLLIAALQGLSAWACKARDYDLIDHEIDNFAPRAFFSTLTNVNFDSVRIIGYAREAIAKREALKALCLAIDPQAQVDNPMADLQLVSDDLGALQRQAAEFTPNKDKAAIGENILGLRLLCLYGLKGAAAYMEHAYVLGQYDNDLYARYHNIMAWLGTWPADMNALLECAMEIGKMNFSVMSILDAGETSLYGHPTPSQVNVKAVAGKCILISGHDLKDLYNLLQQTEGSGVNVYTHGEMLPAHGYPELRKFKHLVGNYGSGWQNQQVEFARFPGPIVMTSNCIIDPTVGSYDDRIWTRSIVGWPGVNHLEGDDFAPVIRQAQQMSGFPFSEIEHLITVGFGRQTLLGAVDTLIDLVSREKLRHLFLVGGCDGARGERSYFTDFATQVPDDCLILTLACGKYRFNKLDFGNIEGLPRLVDAGQCNDAYSAIILAVTLADKLGCGVNDLPLSLVLSWFEQKAIVILLTLLSLGVKNIVTGPTAPGFLTPDLLAVLNEKFGLRQVTTVEQDMQQLLSA, from the coding sequence ATGTTTTGTGTGCAATGTGAACAAACCATCCGTACCCCGGCAGGAAATGGCTGTTCTTACGCGCAGGGGATGTGCGGGAAAACCGCTGAAACCTCCGATCTCCAGGATCTGCTGATTGCCGCCCTGCAGGGGCTTTCCGCCTGGGCCTGCAAAGCGCGCGACTACGATCTGATTGACCATGAGATTGATAACTTTGCGCCGCGCGCCTTCTTCTCCACCCTGACCAACGTTAACTTCGATTCCGTGCGCATTATCGGTTACGCCCGCGAAGCGATTGCCAAACGTGAAGCACTAAAAGCCCTCTGCCTGGCGATCGATCCGCAGGCGCAGGTAGATAACCCGATGGCAGATTTACAGCTGGTGAGCGACGATCTCGGTGCGTTGCAGCGCCAGGCGGCAGAATTCACCCCAAATAAAGACAAAGCGGCGATTGGCGAAAACATTCTTGGCCTGCGCCTGCTCTGCCTGTATGGCCTGAAAGGCGCGGCGGCCTACATGGAACATGCCTACGTGCTCGGTCAGTACGATAATGATCTCTACGCGCGCTACCACAACATCATGGCATGGCTCGGCACCTGGCCGGCGGATATGAACGCCCTGCTGGAGTGCGCGATGGAGATCGGCAAGATGAACTTCAGCGTGATGAGCATTCTCGACGCCGGGGAAACCAGCCTCTACGGTCACCCGACGCCAAGCCAGGTGAACGTCAAAGCGGTGGCGGGCAAATGTATTCTTATTTCCGGTCACGACCTGAAAGATCTCTATAACCTGCTGCAACAGACCGAAGGCAGCGGCGTCAACGTCTATACCCATGGCGAAATGCTGCCGGCGCACGGTTACCCGGAGCTGCGTAAATTTAAACATCTGGTCGGTAACTACGGCAGCGGCTGGCAGAACCAGCAGGTCGAGTTCGCCCGTTTCCCCGGCCCGATTGTGATGACCTCCAACTGCATTATCGACCCGACCGTCGGTTCCTATGACGATCGTATCTGGACGCGCAGTATCGTTGGCTGGCCGGGCGTTAACCACCTTGAAGGCGACGACTTTGCCCCGGTGATCCGCCAGGCGCAGCAGATGTCCGGCTTCCCGTTTAGCGAGATCGAACACCTGATCACCGTTGGTTTTGGTCGCCAGACGCTGCTCGGCGCGGTCGATACATTGATCGATCTGGTGAGCCGCGAAAAACTGCGCCACCTCTTCCTGGTCGGCGGCTGTGATGGCGCACGCGGGGAGCGCAGCTACTTCACCGATTTTGCCACCCAGGTGCCGGATGACTGCCTGATCCTGACGCTGGCCTGCGGCAAATACCGCTTTAACAAACTCGACTTTGGCAATATTGAAGGCCTGCCGCGTCTGGTCGATGCCGGGCAGTGTAACGACGCCTACTCGGCGATTATTCTGGCGGTGACGCTGGCCGACAAACTCGGCTGCGGTGTTAACGATCTGCCGCTCTCGCTGGTGCTCTCGTGGTTTGAACAGAAAGCGATTGTCATTTTGCTGACTCTGCTCTCGCTGGGTGTGAAAAATATTGTCACCGGCCCCACCGCACCGGGCTTCCTGACGCCGGATCTGCTGGCGGTGCTGAACGAGAAGTTCGGCCTGCGCCAGGTGACCACCGTCGAGCAGGATATGCAGCAGTTACTGAGCGCATAA
- a CDS encoding NAD-dependent epimerase/dehydratase family protein encodes MKVLVTGATSGLGRNAVEYLRQKGIAVRATGRNEAMGKLLCKMGAEFVPADLTQLVSSQAKVMLAGIDTLWHCSSFTSPWGTQEAFDLANVRATRRLGEWAVAWGVRNFIHISSPSLYFDYHHHRDIDEAFRPRRFANEFARSKAAGEQVIDLLAQANPQTRFTILRPQSLFGPHDKVFIPRLAQMMQHYRSVLLPRGGDALVDMTYYENAVHAMWLASQPECDALPSGRAFNITNGEPRSLRTIVQTLIDELGIDCRIRSVPYTMLDMVARSMERFGDKRAKEPAFTHYGVSKLNFDFTLDIKRAQQELGYTPIVTLDEGIRRTAFWLKDHGKLHR; translated from the coding sequence ATGAAGGTTCTGGTCACGGGCGCAACCAGCGGTTTAGGCCGAAACGCGGTCGAATATCTGCGGCAAAAAGGCATTGCAGTCCGGGCGACGGGCCGCAACGAAGCGATGGGCAAGCTGCTCTGCAAGATGGGCGCTGAGTTTGTACCGGCGGATTTAACCCAGCTGGTCTCTTCGCAGGCGAAAGTGATGCTCGCGGGTATCGACACATTGTGGCACTGCTCGAGTTTTACCTCGCCCTGGGGTACTCAGGAAGCGTTTGATCTCGCCAACGTGCGCGCCACGCGCCGTCTCGGCGAATGGGCGGTTGCCTGGGGCGTGCGTAACTTTATCCATATCTCCTCGCCGTCGCTCTATTTCGACTATCACCACCACCGCGACATTGACGAAGCCTTCCGCCCGCGGCGTTTCGCCAACGAGTTTGCCCGCAGTAAAGCCGCCGGTGAGCAGGTTATCGATCTGCTGGCGCAGGCGAACCCGCAAACCCGCTTCACCATTTTGCGCCCGCAGAGCCTGTTTGGCCCGCACGATAAAGTCTTTATCCCGCGGCTGGCGCAGATGATGCAGCACTACCGCAGCGTGCTGCTGCCGCGCGGCGGGGATGCGCTGGTCGATATGACCTATTACGAAAATGCGGTGCATGCGATGTGGCTGGCGAGCCAGCCGGAATGCGACGCTCTTCCCTCCGGGCGCGCTTTTAATATCACCAACGGCGAACCGCGCTCGCTGCGCACCATTGTGCAGACACTGATCGATGAGCTGGGCATCGACTGCCGTATTCGCTCCGTGCCCTATACCATGCTGGATATGGTGGCCCGCAGTATGGAGCGCTTCGGCGACAAGCGCGCGAAAGAGCCCGCCTTTACGCACTATGGCGTCTCGAAGCTCAATTTTGATTTCACCCTGGATATCAAACGCGCGCAGCAGGAGTTGGGCTACACGCCGATTGTGACGCTCGATGAGGGCATCAGACGCACGGCGTTCTGGCTAAAAGATCACGGCAAGCTGCACCGCTAA
- a CDS encoding DUF2867 domain-containing protein, which produces MAQRIAVLGASGYIGQRLVTALSEQGHQVKAAARRLGRLRKLALANVSLHEIDLFWPQALPALLEDVDTLYYLVHSMGESGDFVAHERQIALNVRDALQGSGVKQVIYLSSLQAHEGSDSDHLLARQYTGDLLRAAGVPVTELRAGIIVGAGSAAFEVMRDMVFNLPVLTPPRWVRSRTTPIALENLLHYLLELLNHPANTHRVFEAAGPEVLTYQQQFIRFMAVSGVKRPLIPLPLPTRLISVWFLHLITSVPPSIAKALIQGLKHDLLADDRALRALIPQTLIPFDEAVRRTLKEEEKLVNSSDWGYDPQAFSRWRPQYGYYPKQAGFSVTTQASAQALWQVINGIGGKERYFFGNPLWQTRAALDRLIGHKLAHGRPQRPYLQVGDAVDSWKVIIVEPEQQLALLFGMKAPGLGRLVFTVTDKGDCRVLDVRAWWHPHGMPGLFYWLLMFPAHLFIFRGMAQRIASLAEKGSEKV; this is translated from the coding sequence GTGGCGCAGCGGATAGCAGTGCTCGGTGCCAGCGGCTATATCGGGCAGCGGCTGGTAACAGCCCTCAGTGAGCAGGGTCATCAGGTTAAAGCCGCGGCGCGGCGCTTAGGGCGGCTGCGAAAGCTGGCGCTGGCGAATGTCTCGCTGCATGAGATTGACCTCTTCTGGCCGCAGGCGCTGCCCGCGCTGCTGGAGGATGTCGATACCCTCTACTATCTGGTGCACAGCATGGGCGAGAGCGGCGACTTTGTCGCCCATGAGCGGCAGATCGCCCTTAATGTGCGCGATGCGCTACAGGGCTCCGGTGTGAAACAGGTGATCTACCTCAGCTCCCTGCAAGCGCACGAGGGAAGCGACTCCGATCATCTGCTGGCCCGCCAGTACACCGGCGATCTGCTGCGCGCCGCGGGCGTGCCGGTCACCGAGCTGCGCGCCGGGATCATTGTTGGTGCCGGTTCGGCGGCGTTTGAGGTGATGCGCGACATGGTCTTTAACCTGCCGGTGCTGACCCCACCGCGCTGGGTGCGCTCGCGCACTACCCCTATCGCGCTGGAAAATCTGCTGCACTACCTGCTTGAGTTGCTCAACCATCCGGCCAACACGCACCGGGTGTTTGAAGCCGCGGGGCCGGAGGTGCTCACCTATCAGCAGCAGTTTATCCGCTTTATGGCGGTGAGCGGCGTCAAGCGCCCCCTTATCCCGCTACCGCTGCCGACGCGGCTTATCTCGGTGTGGTTTTTACACCTCATCACCTCCGTGCCGCCCTCTATTGCGAAAGCGTTAATCCAGGGGCTGAAACATGACCTGCTGGCGGATGACCGCGCCCTGCGCGCGTTAATTCCGCAAACGCTGATCCCCTTTGATGAAGCGGTGCGCCGGACGCTCAAGGAGGAGGAGAAGCTGGTGAACTCCAGCGACTGGGGCTACGATCCGCAGGCTTTCTCCCGCTGGCGTCCGCAATATGGCTACTACCCGAAGCAGGCCGGTTTCAGCGTCACCACCCAGGCCAGCGCGCAGGCGTTATGGCAGGTGATCAACGGTATCGGCGGCAAAGAGCGCTACTTTTTTGGCAATCCTCTGTGGCAAACCCGCGCCGCGCTCGACAGGCTTATCGGCCATAAACTGGCGCACGGGCGGCCGCAACGCCCTTATTTGCAGGTTGGCGATGCAGTAGACAGCTGGAAGGTGATTATCGTTGAGCCGGAGCAGCAGCTTGCCCTGCTGTTTGGCATGAAAGCGCCGGGGCTTGGGCGGTTAGTTTTTACCGTGACGGATAAGGGTGATTGCCGGGTGCTGGATGTGCGCGCCTGGTGGCATCCGCACGGTATGCCGGGGCTTTTTTACTGGCTGCTGATGTTTCCGGCGCATCTGTTTATTTTTCGCGGTATGGCGCAACGTATCGCCAGCCTTGCGGAAAAAGGCAGTGAAAAAGTCTGA
- the hcr gene encoding NADH oxidoreductase, with translation MSMPTPQCPWRMQVHHIHQETPDVWTLSLLCHDYYPYRAGQYALVSIGNSANTLRAYTLSSTPGVSEYITLTIRRIDEGTGSQWLTREVKRGDYLWLSDAQGEFTCDNEPNEKLLLLAAGCGVTPIMSMRRWLAKHRPQADVQVIFSVRSPQDVIFADEWQNYPVTLVAEHNATDGFVAGRLSRELLSAVPDLSARTVMTCGPAPYMAWVEQEVKALGVTRFFKEQFFTPVAEAATSGLKFSKLSPMKTFYAPVGSTLLEALESNKMPVNAACRAGVCGCCKTQVLSGEYSVSSTMTLTEKEIADGFVLACSCHPQGDLVLA, from the coding sequence ATGAGCATGCCAACCCCTCAATGCCCGTGGCGGATGCAGGTGCACCATATCCACCAGGAGACGCCGGATGTCTGGACGCTTTCGCTGCTGTGCCATGATTACTACCCCTACCGCGCCGGGCAGTATGCGCTGGTGAGTATTGGCAACAGCGCCAACACGCTGCGCGCCTATACCCTCTCCTCGACGCCGGGCGTCAGTGAATACATTACGCTGACCATTCGCCGTATTGATGAGGGCACAGGCTCGCAGTGGCTGACGCGTGAGGTTAAGCGCGGCGATTATCTCTGGCTCTCCGACGCACAGGGAGAATTTACCTGCGATAACGAACCGAACGAAAAGCTGTTGCTGCTGGCAGCAGGCTGCGGCGTGACGCCGATTATGTCGATGCGCCGCTGGCTGGCGAAACACCGTCCGCAGGCGGATGTGCAGGTGATTTTCAGCGTGCGCTCGCCGCAGGATGTGATCTTTGCCGATGAGTGGCAGAACTACCCGGTGACGCTGGTGGCGGAGCACAACGCTACCGATGGCTTTGTGGCGGGGCGTTTAAGCCGCGAGCTGCTGAGCGCAGTGCCGGATCTGAGTGCGCGTACGGTGATGACCTGCGGCCCGGCGCCCTATATGGCATGGGTTGAGCAGGAGGTGAAAGCGCTCGGTGTCACACGCTTCTTTAAAGAGCAGTTCTTTACGCCGGTTGCTGAAGCCGCCACCAGCGGGCTGAAGTTCAGCAAACTGTCGCCGATGAAAACCTTCTATGCGCCGGTGGGCAGCACGCTGCTGGAGGCGCTGGAGAGCAATAAAATGCCGGTCAACGCCGCCTGTCGCGCAGGCGTTTGCGGCTGTTGCAAAACGCAGGTGCTTTCCGGGGAGTATTCGGTCAGCAGCACCATGACGCTGACCGAGAAGGAGATTGCCGACGGGTTTGTGCTCGCCTGCTCCTGTCACCCGCAGGGGGATTTGGTGTTAGCGTAA
- a CDS encoding lysine exporter LysO family protein: MFSGLLIILLPLVAGYLIPLRHASALKLINKLLSWIVYVILFFMGISLAFLDNLSANLLSILHYSAVSVVIILLCNACALLWLERSLPWHHHHQQEVLPSRLAMALESLRLCGVVLLGFVIGLSGLAFLQHATEASEYTLIFLLLLVGIQLRNSGMTLKQIVLNRRGMIIAVVVCASSLVGGVINALLLDLPLRTGLAMASGFGWYSLSGILLTESFGPVIGSAAFFNDLARELIAIMLIPGLVGRSRSTALGLCGATSMDFTLPVLQRSGGLEMVPAAIVHGFVLSLLVPLLMALFSA; encoded by the coding sequence ATGTTTTCAGGATTGTTAATTATTCTTCTGCCGCTGGTGGCGGGCTACCTCATTCCGCTGCGCCACGCCTCCGCGCTCAAACTGATCAATAAACTGCTCAGCTGGATTGTCTACGTGATCCTCTTTTTTATGGGTATCAGCCTCGCCTTCCTTGATAACCTTAGCGCTAACCTGCTGTCGATATTGCATTATTCCGCGGTCAGCGTGGTGATTATTTTACTCTGCAACGCCTGTGCGCTGCTGTGGCTGGAGCGATCCCTGCCGTGGCACCATCACCACCAGCAGGAAGTGCTGCCATCTCGGCTGGCGATGGCGCTGGAGTCGTTGCGCCTGTGCGGCGTGGTGCTGCTCGGTTTTGTGATTGGCCTGAGCGGGCTTGCGTTTTTACAGCACGCGACCGAAGCCAGCGAATACACACTGATCTTCCTGCTGCTGCTGGTCGGTATTCAGTTGCGTAACAGCGGCATGACCCTGAAACAGATTGTGCTGAACCGCCGCGGAATGATTATCGCGGTGGTCGTTTGTGCCAGTTCGCTGGTGGGCGGTGTGATCAACGCGCTACTCCTCGATTTGCCGCTGAGAACCGGGCTGGCGATGGCCTCCGGCTTTGGCTGGTACTCCCTTTCCGGCATTCTGCTTACTGAATCCTTTGGCCCGGTGATTGGCAGCGCGGCGTTCTTTAACGATCTGGCGCGCGAACTGATCGCCATTATGCTGATCCCCGGGCTTGTTGGCCGCAGCCGTTCAACCGCACTCGGGTTATGCGGCGCAACGTCGATGGATTTCACCCTGCCGGTGTTGCAGCGCTCTGGCGGGCTGGAGATGGTGCCCGCCGCCATTGTCCACGGGTTCGTACTCAGCCTGCTGGTGCCGCTGTTAATGGCGCTCTTCTCTGCCTGA